Part of the Engraulis encrasicolus isolate BLACKSEA-1 chromosome 23, IST_EnEncr_1.0, whole genome shotgun sequence genome is shown below.
ccctgtctgtctgtctgtagtgtTTTGGGTCGCCAAAACACACGTCACGTAAATCAAGTATTGATCAGATTGCTACGATATGACTGATgtgctcttcttcctcttccttcgaCAGCTGAGCCAGTGTTGGGAGCCACAGGTTTCTCTCCCCCAGACTCCACCACCACGGccgaggagaggaagatggagggagcAACAGGGGGAGCAGAAGAGGTACTAGAAGGGGCGGAGGACGAGGATGGGGAGCCCAACGCTGCAGAGCTCAGGAGGAGACGTCTCCGCAAGTTGGAGAACGCCCCTGACCACTGATGAGAAGAAACCTCGCATTGACCACTACGCTGGACGATCAACTTTTATCACAAAAGACTGTAGTCAACCGAATTTAATCatattttttccctctcccttctcgTGCTGTGGGTTTTTACGAGGCCCAATCGACAAGGGGAACAGACTTAAATGAGAAGGAGATGAAGTGATGGACTCTACTCGATCTGCATTGTTGTGCACATAAATCGATGAATGGATAGGTTGGGGAGGGCAGTGTAGTGTTGCGGATGTCAAAACACTCCTTTCTGCCTATGGAAAAGTTGTGTGCCATGTACGATTGCGTCGCCAACAGAGGGTGCTCTACTTGTGCTGTAGGGCGAACCAAAACCAGGCAGCCAACCATGGCcaacttttttttcactcttgaAATGATTAAGTTTGGGTAGGGTTGTTTTTTGtatgcttttttttgttgttgtttcagaatactttgatttattttttttctctcttgtttaGAATGTTACAGCTGCAGCGACTGGAGGGGCGGGGGGAAGCGAAGTCTATTTTAGCTACAGCCATTTGTGTCCTTAAAATTGGCCTTAGGAATTCCTATGTTTATATCTTCAGTGTATTGTCTGCCCTTTTGAGAGAGGGAAgagcatttttgttgttgtctgtggGTTGAATGACGAGACAAGGACGTGTGAGCTAATTTaaaatgtacatactgtataaagAGTATTAGTAATCGCATCTGTACATACTGAAGAAGAGTAAATAATTCAAATTAAACGTTGCTTGACTTCAACTGCAAATGGGGCGTGTTGTCTGTGCCGTTTGGGTCTTTTGCATGTAGACAATTTTTATGGTTTGTGACAAAATacagtgtatgtacagtataagcTTACAGGGATTTAAGAAAAAATACCAACACACAAAATGGTTTAATTACTTATATATTAATGCAATCTCTTACAAAATTCCCTTGTAAAGTGAGCAACATACtgtattaatacattaatacaCTGCAAACTCAAGCTCCTTGATCAATCATTTTTCCCTTTAACATCtggaaaaaacaagcaaaaaacaaaGCTAATAAAATACATCCAAAATTTTTGTAGGTCATAGTAAAATAATTTAGGAATAAGTCTTAACACGTTGACGTATTTAAAAATACAAACCACTGTGGTTACAGACTAGAATCATTACAGAGGAACAAGTCCTAGAAATATACATACCCTTTTCATCCACAAGTACTAAGACTAGGTGACATTCATGGAAAAATGTTCAGGGAATAAAGAAGTAAAATTTTGGTACACCGCTGGTTATTGAGAGCCTAAGTCACACCCCTTCTGGTCGGGCTCACAGGACCTAAGCACTTCTCTCCAAGACAACTGGATCGAGCATCTACAGAGAAAAGCTCTGGCATCAATTTTGCAATACTACGGGCATATGTGTTTATCGTGTATCCCTCAGTCATGGATCTGTGAGGAGGTTGGTTGCCAAGACACCCTAACATGGTTCTTTTCCACGTGCCTATTGTCTTAAAATGTGCCAATCTGGGATACGAAGCAAGGTggaccctgaacatttgtgaatatttccaactgggccccaagttggaaaaggttgggaacccttgTTCTTCTAACGCATATACTGCCGTAAGGCTATGCAATTTGGCTACCATTGTACATTCATGCGTAACAAAACGCATCCTCTGTTTTTTTTATACTCGACTTGAGTGACATGCATTGTCGTTGGAGAGATACTGGTCACTGTAGAGAACATGTTAAGATGTGTTAACTTGCAAGCTTCAACTTTATAAGCCCCATAAGGTACCTTGGAGCCTACCAGAAGTGGGGTGACTCAAATTCTCCTTTAAGTAAACCAATGAGCTACTAGGATTTCCGATGACCTCATCTCATCCGGAGAAATCTCAGGTGCCATTCCACACAGGTGTTTTGGTCTCGTGCAGACTAGTGGTCCATTTTGGAATGTGAAGGTGCAAATACAGTCttagggaaaataaaataaaaaatgttttccctTGTTCCCTCTGTAGTACACTATGTAGCCAATCAGCACTGAAGATACTGACTTGTCACACTACATAGTGTACACTGGTTAGTCAACAACAAATGGGTGAGCGTCTTGGGGGGAAAAGCCTAGAGAGAAATGCCTTACGGCAGTCCGAGTGCAAAATACTTCCTTCCCCCTTGACGAGCGTCCTGGAAATGCCCACATGATTACTCTTGATTTGGAGGCGCACATTCAGGTCTGGGGAGTGGAGTAGAGGGAGTGGTGCTGATTGGTCTGGTCATTGGCATTGGCGAAGAGGAGGGGTTGCGTCTCGCTTGCGCCAAACCAGCTgaacgagagagcaagagataaaaCACGATAGGGGTCAGTGTTAAGCCTGGCTAGCAGTGACGGACCAAAGTCCAAGATACgcaagtcaaaacacacacagtaggcaaACTGCCTGCACAGGACGATGTGCCTGGTAAGCACATCTGAGGAGTCCAGGGGAAAACCAGCCATGGACACAAAAAGAATGGAGAGATGGTCCAAAATTTGATATTTTATAAACATATGGCATTGTGAAATAAATGTCTGTTTAATCAAAGTTTAATCTGTTTAATCCAAGCATCAACATGAGCATGGATTTGAGAAATTGTGAAAGTTTTTTCCCCCCAGACTCCACATTTATGACTTTTTACTTTCGAGTTTACAGTCTATTACGACATTCATTGTCTCACAGAGTCACGTGTGCTATGAGTGATTTATGAAAACAGAAAAAGAACTTGAGTTGCTAAATTTCACAGGTAACATGAAAGGTAAAGCTTCACAAAGGTTTCCATGGAAAATTGAAACCAAAATGTACATCAGAGAcacactgggtctttctcaaaacctaggccagtgtccttccaagtgtatcagcctaattagtcacgcccagtgattggatactttttggtgaactctacagaatatccaatcactgggtgtgactaataaagagtatccaatcactgagcgtgactaattaggctgatacacttggaaggacactggcctaggttttgagaaagacccactgcCTTCCTTTCTGGTGACTGTGTGCTGACCTCAAGTGGGACAGAGTAAAGTGACTACTGTACCTGCTGTGGGGGTGTGCGTGAAAGCCCCAGGGCACATCGCGGTCCTCCTCCATTTTTCGTGGGTCATCAAAGAAGTAGGAACGTGGCCCTTGGCTGGAAACTGCAGGACTGTAGCTCTACAAAGTCAACGTGAAAGTCAACATTCAATGTTAATACTGCTATATGTCTAGGACAGGTAGTATAGGTGTAATGACTTGTGACAAAATAGTAATGACAAATACCATATTTTCATTTCAAGCTACAATTGTTTCAGCTGTAGTAAACACACATCATGTGAGTTGTGCACAGGCGTGCAATAGGCTACTTTGTGGAAGCTGTTGATGTCGCACATCATCCGAAACGCTGATCAAACAAAATATTTAAGCAACATGAAACACATTTTACAATACCATGAGGTGCTGAAGAGCTCTGCATGTACTCACCACTTCCTGTGGAGGCCTGCGAACCCTGAAGATGGCGATGAGGAGGCCGGTGGGGAGGAGCTCCCAGATGAAGAGGATGGCCCCGAACACCAAGTAGCCCCGGTCACCCAGCTCACTCTGAAGGTCCGCCTGAAatacacatccacaccacacatGAATGACTGTAGTCAGTCCTCAATTCTAAAACACATCAATGACATACAGGattactagccaggccgtgccctcctagtgacgcaacaccttcagcgttgctgctagtcaggtcaagagcaatgcaagtactttctgagctcccgaaaaatcgggaactcctcccactttgtcgggaagcaaacaaccattagcaaaccaagggaggcgggtcaaccatgccgtttgggaaaggttatgctcttggtcagaccaagtctcaaagagatttgaaagtcgatgataatcagactacagGATTACTCCACCAGCTAGCCCCAATCACCCATCTCACTaataaacacaacacaccaaTTCTTGTAATCCTttgtgggtcaatgacgttttagtggtAGAAGTCGTCAGCGTGGTGCAACCACACCTAATGCCACTGTTGTATGGAttgatttttgtttttagtggattatctaagatgCATATGCATTGCTGTACATTAATTACCATTCATTACTAATtactttatgggcattagctgcaCCAGGTAGCGCCGATCACCCAACTCGCTCTGCCGGTCAGTCAGCCtacaacacattcacacagagcACCAACAATGATCATTTCAAAATCCTGAAGGTGTGCCTCCTCTGTAGCCTTTGCTGCATGCTGTGTCTAGGCCAGGATTACCTGGTAGAAGACATTTGTAtatctcaatgggaccttcctggttaacatgaatgttatataaaaaaaaaatcaaaagcaaTATCATTACACCAGGTATACCTGATCAGCctaccacacatccacacaatacATGAATGGCTATAGTGTTCTAAGATGGTGTGTTAGACTTCAATATCCTTAAAAGGTAAACTGTTACAGTACAGCGCATGACGTGATGACAAACTGCAGACATCAATGCCTTATATATTTGAATATCAAACATAGATTAGATCTGTGTTACTGTGTTGTGCATACATGTAATGTACAGTTGGGTTGACAGGTCTGTTCTAGGTGCATGCTCTGCTGCAACGGCACCCCTGTGCTGataaagaatttccccttggggacaataaaggctatctatccatctatctatctcagGTTGACTTGCAGATGGTTTTAGACTGGACTTTATTCAGAAGTCACCCAGTACGGGACAATGGGAAATGTTTCCAAGCAGGGGGAGAGGTTTCCCTTTAAGACTGtgcttctcaaaccttttcagaccaaggactagtttttctcctttcattttgttttgtcagagatcacctgtcaactgaatttaaTCGTGTTCAAAATAAGTCCTTTGTTTACTGTAGTTTGTctagaaaatcctgactacattTGCAGAAATCTGCACATGGACCACATAAGGTCTTTCACtacagtctgatgaagagcgaacgGCTCGAAAACGTTCACTTGAAAAATAAAAGAACAACACAGCAACACAGGAGCAGTGTGTTGACATTCATCTTTACGTTCATTCATATATCATTCATCTcattcaacaaaaacaaaaagcagcAAAACATTTGCATCATACAGCACTTGATGCACCATGATTTATTTCCAGTGTAAGCGCAGCTGCCTGCGGGCAGGAAAATAAGCACACTGTCTCTGCGTACCTGGTCCGAGACGTTGTACCAGTCAAAGTCGAAGGACTCCACTTTGTGGTTTTTGGACAGCATGAGTACGGCCAGGTTGTAACACGCCCGGCTGGAGAAGAGCAGGATCACCCCTCCCCCCAGCACCAGCGTCTGGCACACTGATGCACCCtgggaaataaaaacaaaaaaggtgtgGGTGTGCTTTTTGCTTGATTACGTGAAATACACAAAGtcagcacaacaacacaacaactctGTCAGCAAACTACACAGCACATTTTACTTGAAATTACAttttgctgacacttttatccaaagtgactttcagtTATTTAGGTCCATTGTATTAGTTACAGCCAGGGTTAGGTTATGAGACTTCAGCAATGGACAAGGGTGTAGAGAAACCACATGCAGCAAACAAACTGTACATTCTAAGACACATTTTGTAAACCTCTACGGATGACCATAGCaatagaaaaaaatgaaacaccACAGAAGCCGGAAAAATCTTGACAAAACTGAGTTAGTGATCTCACATCGAAAACAAGGGCCCACGCACGCTCAGTACATCCAAACCTAACACCAGGATACGGTAGACTCATTCCGTATTCGGGTATTTCCAAGCGATAAATAGTCAGCGTGCAGCAAAGCGTTACCCAGAGACAGTATCAccaataggcagacaaggcataTGCCTAGGGCCCCAGCAAATCTGACCCCTGTAAGGGCCCAGCAACAGTCAGTCGCATCATATCAAATGCCAGCAAAAATAATAGAGGGCCATTTTCGTCTAGGGCCCCAGAACGGGTAGAAGCACTGTTGGCATTACTTTGCTGTTCAGGTAGAGAGGATGGTGGATATATAAAGTTGTGGGTGTGCTTTTTACTTGATaacgtgaaataaacaaagtcagCACAACAAAGAACTACGTCAGCAAACTACACAGCACATTTTACATTAAATAagactttgctgacgcttttatccaaagtgactttcagtTATTTAGGCACAGTGTATTAGTTACAGTCTCGAGAGCAATGcaagggttagatgccttgctagagggcacttcatccatggataTAAGGGTCTATGGAAACCAAACACAGCCAACACACTACAAGCCGCATTTTGTTAACCTCTACTGATAATTGCAGTACAAAATGAGATACCACAGAAGCGAGGGGGAAAAACTTGACCAAGTTAATCTGAGTGAATCATTGAAGGACAACACAGCCTTTCAGAACATCCAAACATAATACCCCAACACAGTAGACCGTATTTGGGTATTTACAATgtgcagtgtagagtagagtagagtagagtagagtatcatttattaatccagtgggaaattaaggtgtccagtagcatacataaacAGATACAGAATAcataagacattacacacatcatttcaCATTAACCATATAAAATAGCCAGCGTGCAGTGCAGTTGAGTGTTGCGTTACCTTGCTGTGCAGGTAGAGGATGGTGGAGGGGGCATAtcggctgaggaggaggagagaggaggccagGCAGACGGCCTGTACGATGAAGAGCAGATCGTTGACCAGCACCCTCACCAGCACCAGCCTCCAGGCCTGGTCGCCACCCGCCCCCCGCTCGCCCAGCGCGGCGCACGCCACGTTCACGCACAGGAACACGGCGCTCATGCCCGCGTAGGCCAAGCGGGCCACATACCTGTGCCAACAAGCACAGACAACCCAGATAGATCAGATTATTAGATTACACAACTCAGATGGACTAGATTAATCACTAGATTAATTACTACCAACTTTGTCATTaaaactgtatgtactgtatgcagtgtaACGAAATGCAGTATGCTGTGTAGGAAAATGCACTGCAAGTGAAATGCAGGGAAACAATATGCAACAATAACAACATCTAGTTGTAACAAAATGGCAAATGCAATATAGTCTCTACTGTCTATCGTCATTCCATTGGCGTTAGTTTCTTCAGTCATAAGGAATTTTAGACCAAACAAGAGAGAacggaatgcttcactgggtcactTCCAAgtttagtgaaaaaaaaaaaaacttcctgcaTCCAAACAGCCATGTAAAGATGAAAAAACTTTTTAGGCCCTCCTTACTTACGTTAAAAAGCATTCATTTAATTCTGGCTACATGTAACCAGAATTTAACATA
Proteins encoded:
- the gpr137 gene encoding integral membrane protein GPR137, producing the protein MQGLAPTTVSPNSSSNPMPIEPAMAPSVELGFTALYTCLYGGLFVIVYTQLWLLLKYRHKRWSYQSVFLFLCLFWAALRTTLFSFYFCNAVLANHLPTVAYWLLYCCPVCLQFFTLSLINLYFTQVVLKVRGKYNYEPSHGLYVARLAYAGMSAVFLCVNVACAALGERGAGGDQAWRLVLVRVLVNDLLFIVQAVCLASSLLLLSRYAPSTILYLHSKGASVCQTLVLGGGVILLFSSRACYNLAVLMLSKNHKVESFDFDWYNVSDQADLQSELGDRGYLVFGAILFIWELLPTGLLIAIFRVRRPPQEVSYSPAVSSQGPRSYFFDDPRKMEEDRDVPWGFHAHPHSSWFGASETQPLLFANANDQTNQHHSLYSTPQT